Proteins encoded together in one Equus asinus isolate D_3611 breed Donkey chromosome 12, EquAss-T2T_v2, whole genome shotgun sequence window:
- the PENK gene encoding proenkephalin-A, whose product MARFLRLCTWLLALGPGLLATVRAECSQDCATCSYFLARPTDINPLACTLECEGKLTSLKTWETCKELLQLSKLELPQGGTSALRESSKQEESHLLAKKYGGFMKRYGGFMKKMDELYPVEPEEEANGGEILAKRYGGFMKKDAEEDAALGNSSDLLKELLATGDNRDSSHHQESSDDEEVSKRYGGFMRGLKRSPQLEDQAKELQKRYGGFMRRVGRPEWWMDYQKRYGGFLKRFADSLPSDEEGESYSKEVPEMEKRYGGFMRF is encoded by the exons ATGGCGCGGTTCCTGAGACTCTGCACTTGGCTGTTGGCTCTTGGCCCCGGGCTCCTGGCGACCGTGCGGGCGGAATGCAGCCAGGACTGCGCGACGTGCAGCTACTTCCTGGCGCGCCCCACCGACATCAACCCCCTG GCTTGCACACTGGAATGTGAAGGGAAACTGACTTCTCTCAAAACCTGGGAAACCTGCAAGGAGCTTCTGCAGCTGTCTAAACTGGAGCTTCCTCAAGGTGGCACCAGCGCCCTCAGAGAAAGCAGCAAACAGGAGGAGAGCCATTTGCTAGCCAAAAAGTATGGAGGCTTCATGAAAAGGTACGGAGGCTTCATGAAGAAAATGGATGAGCTTTACCCTGTGGAGCCAGAAGAAGAGGCAAATGGAGGTGAAATCTTGGCCAAGAGATACGGGGGCTTCATGAAGAAGGATGCAGAGGAGGATGCCGCCCTGGGCAATTCCTCAGACCTGCTGAAAGAGCTGCTGGCAACAGGAGACAACCGAGACAGCAGCCACCACCAGGAGAGCAGTGACGATGAAGAAGTGAGCAAGAGATATGGGGGCTTCATGAGAGGCTTAAAGAGAAGCCCCCAACTGGAAGACCAAGCCAAAGAGCTGCAGAAGCGATACGGGGGCTTCATGAGAAGAGTGGGTCGCCCAGAGTGGTGGATGGACTACCAGAAAAGGTATGGGGGCTTCCTGAAGCGCTTCGCTGATTCTCTGCCCTCCGACGAAGAAGGTGAAAGTTACTCAAAAGAAGTtccagaaatggagaaaagatatggaggattTATGAGATTTTAA